The Thermodesulfobacteriota bacterium sequence TAGAGACCCCGAGGAAAGAGAGGGTGACTTTAATGCCCAGATCGGAGCAATTGGGCTTGGGGAGAAAAGACTTGTAGAGACAATTAAAAAATATTCGCTCAATAAAGTAAAACAAGCGGGAGATGAGCTTTTAAATTATAGCGAGAAAATAATGAAGGATGTTATAAAGCAAATTCCTGATGGCGAGTACGAATTTGAGGATTACATGGATAATGATGGCGCAGGAACAACAAAGATTCCGATAAAGGCAAAAATAAGAATCAAAGGCTCTAAAGCAAAAGTAGATTTTAGAGGAACCTCGCCAAAAGTTGCAGGCAATCTTAACGCGCCTTACAGTGTTACCACTGCAGCTACTATATATGTTTTTCAGTGCCTTGCTCCTAAGAGCATGCCGCTTAACTCAGGGCCGCTGAGAACAGTTGAGATAATAGTGGATGAGGATTCCATTTTGAACGCTCAGTACCCAGCGGCCGTTGTCGGGGGAAATGTTGAAACTTCTCAAAGGGTAGTAGATGTCGTATTCGGCGCACTTTCAAAAGCGGCGCCTAAGAAAGTGCAGGCTGCAAGCGCAGGCTCGATGAGTAATTTCACATTCGGGGGGATAAACCCAAGGACAAATAGAAGCTACGCCTATTATGAGACCATAGCTGGTGGCATGGGTGGCAGATACGGACTAGAGGGAGTAAGCGCAGTACAAACTCATATGACTAATACACTTAACACTCCTGTTGAATCACTTGAAAGAGAGCTTCCAGTTATGATTAACTCTTACTCAATTAAGAAAAATAGCGGCGGAAATGGCAAATACAGGGGTGGAGACGCAATAGTAAGAGAGTATAAGTTTTTATCTAAGGCAACGGTGTCAATGATAACGGAGAGAAGAAGATTTGCTCCCTATGGTATAAAAGGCGGTGAGCCTGGGAAAAAAGGCAGAAACTTACTCATCAGAAACAATAAACGAAGCATAATTAAGCCCAAAGCTAGTTTTGATGTAAATAAGAATGATATAATCAGAATCGAAACCCCCGGCGGTGGTGGATGGGGTAAGGCTAGATAATGAATATAGATAAACCAAAATTAAACCCGATTGAAGCTTTTCCAGTTGAACATGAGGGGCAGAGGCTTATATGCCTTAGAGACCCGAATAATGTAAGTGATAAGGTTATGCTGCTTTCCAGAGAGACGGTCTACATCATAAGCCTGTTTGACGGACAGAACACTATTGAAGACATTCAAAAAGAATGCGAGGAAAAATTTGGCGAGAGAATTCCCGACCAGGAACTAGCGCAGTTAATTGGTCAATTAGACGATGCGCTTTTTTTAGACAGTAAAAGGTTTAGTGACCATCAAAATAAAATCGCCCAAGATTTTTATACTTCAATTGTTAGGCCCTCTAGCCAAGCAGGACTTTCTTACCCAATTGAAAAAGCTGAGCTGGTAGAGTGGTTTGAGAAATTTTTTAAAGAGGCACAACACAAAGAGCCTTTTGAAAAACCTGTCGGCACGCTCAAAGGTTTGATATCTCCTCATATAGACTACACAAGGGGCGGGCATCTCTATGCAAAGGCGTACAGAGAACTAGATGAGAGCTGTAGCGCAGATACTTACATTATTTTCGGTACATCTCATTACGCCCAGGTTGATAACCCT is a genomic window containing:
- a CDS encoding hydantoinase B/oxoprolinase family protein yields the protein MPLSPFELEIYQNILSSIAEEMGVVLIRAGFSPNIKERRDLSCAIFQSNGDMIAQAAHIPIHLGSMSFAVRAVLDMPQINEGDVLVLNDPFQGGTHLPDITCIMPVFYNRKLEFFVASRAHHADIGGLTPGSMPLSTSIDEEGILISPSKLYTKGRLNKNLFDQILKSTRDPEEREGDFNAQIGAIGLGEKRLVETIKKYSLNKVKQAGDELLNYSEKIMKDVIKQIPDGEYEFEDYMDNDGAGTTKIPIKAKIRIKGSKAKVDFRGTSPKVAGNLNAPYSVTTAATIYVFQCLAPKSMPLNSGPLRTVEIIVDEDSILNAQYPAAVVGGNVETSQRVVDVVFGALSKAAPKKVQAASAGSMSNFTFGGINPRTNRSYAYYETIAGGMGGRYGLEGVSAVQTHMTNTLNTPVESLERELPVMINSYSIKKNSGGNGKYRGGDAIVREYKFLSKATVSMITERRRFAPYGIKGGEPGKKGRNLLIRNNKRSIIKPKASFDVNKNDIIRIETPGGGGWGKAR